ATCCCCTAACTGtgattgtgttttctctgtccaTACAGGCAATGGATCTAAATCAATATATATAACTCTGTTATTTTTaggtgtgtttgttgtggcCACAATACAACCAATCATATCAGTATAAAATTGTCCTATTTCTcttttaaactgtgtgtgtttattagatTTTAATAAACTTGCGCCATCCTCATAAATACAGGAAACATGGAGaacttttttaataaaaacatgtgaaatgtattttaacgTTTGATGGCAATGGTCAGCCCATCTCCCACAGTGAGCATGCTCAGCTCAATCCTCTGGTCCTTGTGTAGCTTCTTATTGAGAGCATCCAGAGCCTGGGAAGACAGGTCATTGGGTGCAGGATTCACAACCTTTCCGCTCCACAACACCTtgaaacacaacagagctgTGTGAAAACATTTCAATACTGCAGTGTGAAGTCCTTCAGTAGGAGCTCACTCATCCAATTTCTGTGAGATGTTCTTACATTATCAATAGCAATAATGCCTCCTGGTCTTATGAGTTCCAGGGACTTCTCATAGTATCTGTCATAGTTGATTTTATCAgcatcaataaaaacaaagtcgTATGTTCCAGCTTCTCCAGCTGCTATCAGCTCATCTGatgaagcagagaggaaagtGTTAAAAGGACTGTTTTAACATTGCAAGTGCTGTGTATAAAAGCACTTACCCAGTGTCTTAATAGCTGGTTGGAGTTGTACATTTATCTTATTTTCGACTCCAGCCTGTGGAAAAGGTTAAATCGTATAAATTGAGAGTTGTGAGgagatttttcttcttttgaatgCTGCGTACAGGATTGTTAGGAAAGCCTAAAACACGCATTGATTTTACTGCTTAGCTTTGCTTCTTACGGTGACACAGTTTCCTGAGCCGACACCTTTTTACTGTCCAGCCTGCAGCATTTAGTGGAGACGTACCGACAGCACCTAGACGTACAGTGTGCTGTCGGCTGCACAATTTTAGTCTGACAGGAGCAACAATTTGTCTAACTAAACCTGCCGAATGTCTGATGCTGCACAGCACTGGACATCACACTCCTCTGTAGCTGGTGTAGCATTACGATGAATTAACTGAAATGTCATGTAGTTCTTAGTCACGTGACTGATTTTTGAATATGAGCCATGTTGTTCTCACCTCTTTAAAAAAGGGTCTGGCAATCTCTACGTAGGTGTCCACTGTTTCACAGGCTACCACACGTCCATTCTCTGCCACTGCCAAAGCCATACTCAGTGCGTTGTATCCAGTGTACATTCCTgcacagtgaaaacacagagaacatCTGATAAACTGTAGTTTATCCTAACAAtcactgtcagtgttttgttgttgtttttatgtcatGCTCTCACCAATTTCAATGGCTTTAGTGCCATTTATCAGTTTTATAAGATTTGCCATGAACTGGGCTTGTTCACTTGCGACCATCATGTTACTCCACTGGTCCTCAAGGGTTCTCTAAGAGGAAGATATAAAGTAATTTGATATAAACACCATCACACcatcatgtttctgttttttgcaTTCTGCTGCCCTCTAGTGATCAAAGTTGGCACCAGTGAAATCCTAGTAAACACTGATATAATGTATTCTTTAGCTTCTTTTGTTTATTGTGGTTGTAGTAGACGTCAGAAGAtatgacagaaaacagaaactaAACACATAAAATTCTAAGCAGATATGATATTAAATGCAGTGGCAGTAAGATTATACAACTTCAAAGGGTCAGTCATCTTTAGTTTTTAGCCTGGAGCTCAGGGTCTCTAACCAGCCTTCAAATAACTTGCTGGTGGCTTCAGCATGTAGATTAATGGCGACAGGTTCTCCAAAGTACCCTGAAATATCCGACCGTTACCTATACACGCTTGATGTCCCTGAGGGTCACAGGTTAAGGGGGCTGGGTGAGAGTTAGGGTACaacctggacaggtcgccagtcaattacgaacagacacacacattcacacctccAGGCAACTTGAAGTCACTCTGGAGTAACTCGACATGTTTCTGGACTTCAGGAGGAGATTAGAAGTTTTTTGGGTCATAATATTGAAACTCTTCTACACAGTTGTCCTGCTGCAAGTAAAAGAAGCAATAATCTATAAAAAACATATTGAATCTCTGGTTTTTACCTGTCTGAGTTTGGTGAGGACTGGATGCTCCCTCAGAGAGTTGTTTACTACATACTGCAGCACAGGATCTTCCTTCCCTTCACTGTGGCTCTTCCCAATAAGAGCAGATCTTCCCACACCTGAACCACATGACATGAAACAAATGACCAAATTCATTAAGACATCTCTGCTGTCCACCAGGCCACATACCTCATACCTGTTAGCAAAATAGCAAGTCCAACACAGAACAGCATTTTCATGTCTGCAGCCATTGTGGATTTGGTTCCTATGAAAACAGCAACACCGAAGAACTTTTACTTGAATCtactgaatctgtgtgtgtcgcTGCTTTTTAGTCTGCATCACCTGTGTTTGCTTTGGTTAACCATTGAGAGAAAGGCGGAACGTATtgattttttaattatattgtGAAAGAAGGGGCATTTTATGTGAGGCTAATATATATGTGAGGAGGCAACTGTTCCGAAATAATCAAAGAAGGACAGTTTAATATTTAAAGAGGCAGGAAAATGTTATTCGATAGACCTCAGTCTCAAAGTCTGTCAGTCATGTTGCAATCAAGACAAGCACACTTTGATCAGCTTTAtctgtttgttcagtctgtgttcagtctgtgtgcttcTACACATGTGACTTGGTATTTTACAGTATATCACTGTtgctcatgtgtttttttttacttttacaggaCAAATTCTGTCACATTTAGCTGATAGCAGTTATTTTAGTTACAGCTTGTTTTAAATTGCTCTATAAAAAAGTGAATGTAATTGGCACAATTAAACTAAGCTCAGTTTCCAAAGTGTGAAAGACGTTTTTATTTGCAGCCAAAGGAGTCACATTAGTGTCACTGGAAGCGCATTAAGACCAAGAAAGATTCTTCTTTTCTGACTTACAGAGTGATAAAAATACCAGTTCTGTTAGCACATTCCAGAAGTTCTATTTTCAAAGCATCCAAAATTAGTATTAAATCTCTAACAGAGAGCAAGGATCAGGATGAAACAGTGTGCATGAGTGCAAAGgacatttttcacattatttGTCACTTTATGAGCACTAGGCATGGTGGTGTTTCATCTGACAGTGTACCTCAGTAATAGTGTCACTTCTTTCTTTCCACCAACGCTGCCTCCTAGTGGTGAAAAGATCCTTGTGTACTTACCAAGCAcaatcaattttatttatgCAAATCCAATAACAATTGATCAAATGGTCTAAAGAGACAAAAGTTACAGCCTGAAACTTCCCCTGAACATAAAGGAACCTGTCCGACTATGCCAGGTCATGTCAGGGGGCCCTCCTCCTTGAGGGCAGCTGGGTAGTGGTGAGAAAAAAATAGATGGGACagaagagaggagatgaggggaATCAAATTACCCCGGTTAAATTAGATTACTAAAAATGTGTATattgaataaaaacagatgaattCTATTTAGTGTGTGTAGTGACATTTTTAGAGGCTTTTTGGAaggtaaaaacagaaacaaaaaatgttCTCAAGATACAGACATACTTTGTAGTTATACCATCTAAGtcacacagactcagaggtcAACAGAGGTCAAACCACCAGCAACAGTGACAAAGAATGTGGGAAACTGGGAAATCAATGAAAAAGgttcaggtaaaaaaaaaaaaagcaaagagccaacaacagaaacagaaagagcagATTATAAACCTATCactgaaagaaaaatcaaacaTGTCCCACAGTTTTATACATGAAGCAGAAAATGGAGGCTTTGGAAGCAGGTGACAAATGATCAGGATAGGACAGAATGTTTAAGATGAAGCActtagtgtgtgtacattttacataggagcaaaaaaaatactttagaGTCACTAAAGGTTACAGAAATCCATAAAAAATTCACATTTTGCAGAAGATTGCACTGAAATCTGACATTTCCAAGCATTAGCTAACGTATGTCTGGTTATTTCAGAGAAAGCCCAACTTCGCTTTTTTAACTCTTCATCATTCAACCTCAGTTGCATTCTTACTGCAATTCTTAGCATTGTTTGCACAGCAGCTCTGTAGCTAAGCAGCTCAAGCTAAACAAAGAATCCATAGAGTGAAAATCATTAAATTACAACATGCAGATGTGTGATATGTTTTGgccatttaattaaaaaaaccatTGAAGGACTACAACCAAACTACAACTAAAAGTATGTGACTTTTTGCAGCCTTTATCATGTGGAGGATTAGTTAAAGCAGCTAAGTCAAAAACATCCCTGCACTCTAGCTTGACGTTTTAGAAAATAAAAGATCATTTTAGTATCAAAGAGAGGAAAAGGGTGAAAGTTATATAAGAATAACTTTTTTGAGTTTATCTGTATATCAGGTAAAGTTTAAGGAGCAGGACTGGTGAAGTGTTTTCATAAGCCACACACTTCTTGTCTTGTAACTTCAAAAACGAGAACAGGGAAGACGGTCTTGCCAGCAATGTTCAAAAAGGAATTTTAGGGATGTGAGTGGGATGCAAGGTCTCTCCAAGGACACAGAGCTTCCTCTGTCTATTCCCTAATTAAGAATGCACagatacaaacaaaaacatgctgccGACAAGAACCCATCACCCAAATGAGCCATGACACAAACTGTctctaaaaaaaatgtttgagttGTGACGAGGAAAGGAAGAGGATGTCTGGGAGTGTGCACAGAGCTCTGTTAAAGTCCTCTTGGTGAAAATGAGATGCCGTGTTTTTCCAgcat
This Parambassis ranga chromosome 15, fParRan2.1, whole genome shotgun sequence DNA region includes the following protein-coding sequences:
- the comtd1 gene encoding catechol O-methyltransferase domain-containing protein 1; the protein is MAADMKMLFCVGLAILLTGVGRSALIGKSHSEGKEDPVLQYVVNNSLREHPVLTKLRQRTLEDQWSNMMVASEQAQFMANLIKLINGTKAIEIGMYTGYNALSMALAVAENGRVVACETVDTYVEIARPFFKEAGVENKINVQLQPAIKTLDELIAAGEAGTYDFVFIDADKINYDRYYEKSLELIRPGGIIAIDNVLWSGKVVNPAPNDLSSQALDALNKKLHKDQRIELSMLTVGDGLTIAIKR